The Brassica rapa cultivar Chiifu-401-42 chromosome A10, CAAS_Brap_v3.01, whole genome shotgun sequence genome segment ATACTCAAACTAAACtatttagttttcaaaatacAAAGCTTTTGGAATAATCATTTAGCTCCTTATGGAATCTCAATCTCATAAGGATATGGTGGAATCAGAATATCAATAAGCAAAATTTGGTACATTGTTTCAAAACATTTGTCTTGATTCACATTTTATTTGTTCCTCATTTTCCACCATtttccaaaaccaaaaaaaacaattaacaaaTAAAGATATGTATTCGACCAGATTATAAAAGCACGAGATACTATAAACTCGAATTAGGATCTGAAAATCCCCTAACGCTAACATCTCTAgcagataaaaatattaaatttatatccGAAGAGAGTAGAGAGAAGGTGACTACAGATTCTAATGCCGAAAAAGCCTCGTGCCGGATAAAAATCAGGAAGAAAAATGACGGATAAGTTGCTTAGGAGAACCCTAAAGAACAAACCCTATGGTTTTTTTCAATATAGCGCAGCTATGACTCGACACGCTTCCATTGAGCTTTTTTGGAAGGCGATCTTAAGGGCTGCGCGCTAAACAATTGAGAAGAACACTGTTCTAAAACATAGACCCTAATTCGCTACGAATGCCATAGGAATTCAGACAAGAGCAGCGAGTAAGCTTTATATATGGGAGACATGTTCTGCCCTAATCCAGCCTCCTACGTGTCTTTTGAATATTGAACTTAAGGCCCATTGTAAGCCCATGTTCTATTAAGCCCATATAACATGATCGTCACAAAGATACTACTGGAAATGTCACACAAGTAAAGTGTCTCGTGTCAAAATATGTTAGTACTGTTATAAAAACAAATCTAACAAGGATATATATGCGTTAGATAGGTTAGTATAATAACTGGATTTTGTCACTAATATCTGTTACATGTCAACATAATTAGATGGGAATGGATTAAAAAGTAACGGATTTTTGTTAATGCAGTATTTATAGTTTATAGTTTTATACCAACATTACGTTTTGACTTTActattattataaaacaaattatctaACAAGGATATGTGAGTTACAGCATTGTATACAAATATTTACTTCACAAAACAGCTGTGATGCAACTTCAAACGAATATTCAGTTATGTAATACATTCCAAATATATAATGTTCGACAGTTATCAAAGATCACAGTCCTCTTCACCTTCCCTATATACATCTCTCGTCTCAtccatcacaaaacacaaaagaaaacaaattgtaACTCGACATGAGTTCCCTCCAAGACGCGAAAAATGGGGCGGTGTTAGAGACGCAGTCGTCGTCTTCCACGGTGGTGGTACATAGTGGTGAACCATCACCGCTTAGAAAAATCATATCTGTATCTTCTATCGCCGCCGGTGTACAGTTCGGGTGGGCTCTACAGCTATCTCTCCTGACTCCGTACGTGCAGCTTCTCGGAATCCCGCACAAGTGGTCCTCCCTCATCTGGCTATGTGGTCCCATCTCCGGCATGCTTGTACAACCAACCGTCGGTTACTACAGCGACCGATGCACGTCAAGATTCGGTCGTCGCCGGCCCTTTATCGCTTCCGGAGCCGTCCTGGTGGCCGTCGCTGGTTTACTCATCGGATACGCCGCTGATCTCGGCAAGCTAGCTGGAGACAAACTCGACGAGACAGTGAAGGTACATATTATTAGAAAAACAGTTACATTctttataacaatatttttttttatttgaataaatttaacgtgcgttaaaaaaaaaaggtacgTGCCATATGGTTCTTCGCTCTTGGTTTCTGGATCCTGGACGTAGCCAACAACACTCTCCAAGGACCTTGCCGCGCGTTTCTAGCGGATTTAGCCGCGGGAGACGCGAGGAAAACGCGGACCGCAAACGCGTTTTTCTCTTTCTTCATGGCTGTCGGAAACATTTTGGGGTACGCGGCGGGATCGTACACCAACCTCCACAAGATGTTTCCGTTCACGATGACTAAAGCGTGCGATGTATACTGCGCGAATCTCAAGAGCTGTTTCTTCCTTTCCATCATTCTCCTCCTAGTCCTCACCGTTGTGTCGCTCTATTACGTCAAAGACAAGCAATGGGAGAAAGAAGACTCCGATGTGAAGACACCGTTCTTCGGCGAGATCCTTGGAGCGTTCAAGGTGATGGAACGTCCCATGTGGATGTTAATAATAGTCACGGCGTTGAACTGGATCGCTTGGTTCCCTTTTCTTTTATTCGACACTGACTGGATGGGTCGAGAGGTGTACGGTGGAGACTCGGGTGGAAGTGAAATAACGAAAAAGCTTTATAACCAAGGAGTACACGTTGGTGCGTTGGGACTGATGTTAAACGCGATCGTTCTTGGGTTCATGTCGCTTGGTGTTGAATGGATTAGTAGGAAGATGGGTGGAGCTAAACGGCTATGGGGAGTTGTGAACTTTATCCTTGCAGTGTGTTTAGGCATGactgttttggttacaaaattgGCTGAGGATCACCGGAGAACCGCCGGTGAATTTGCCGGTCCGACCAATGGCGTTAGAGCTGGGGCATTGACTCTCTTTGCTCTTCTTGGTATTCCACTAGCTGTAAGTCTCCAACTTGTCTTTTTCCCATTCTCTTATTACAATCGTTAATTATTGTTGGTATTATTACTATAGGTTACTTTCAGTATCCCCTTCGCACTAGCTTCCATAATATCAAGTAGCTCTGGCGCCGGCCAAGgtattgttttttcttctttttatctaAAGTTACATTATTAAGTAAAAcgtatatatgattttattcatTGTTTTGTAACATAAACATTAAGatattatcaaattaaaaaCGGGTGTCCCTTTTCGCTACGTACAGGACTTTCATTGGGAGTTCTAAATTTGGCAATCGTGATACCACAACTGGTGGTGTCACTTGGATCTGGACCGTTCGATTCGTGGTTTGGAGGTGGAAACCTACCAGGATTTGTGGTTGGAGCTATTG includes the following:
- the LOC103846959 gene encoding putative sucrose transport protein SUC6; translation: MSSLQDAKNGAVLETQSSSSTVVVHSGEPSPLRKIISVSSIAAGVQFGWALQLSLLTPYVQLLGIPHKWSSLIWLCGPISGMLVQPTVGYYSDRCTSRFGRRRPFIASGAVLVAVAGLLIGYAADLGKLAGDKLDETVKVRAIWFFALGFWILDVANNTLQGPCRAFLADLAAGDARKTRTANAFFSFFMAVGNILGYAAGSYTNLHKMFPFTMTKACDVYCANLKSCFFLSIILLLVLTVVSLYYVKDKQWEKEDSDVKTPFFGEILGAFKVMERPMWMLIIVTALNWIAWFPFLLFDTDWMGREVYGGDSGGSEITKKLYNQGVHVGALGLMLNAIVLGFMSLGVEWISRKMGGAKRLWGVVNFILAVCLGMTVLVTKLAEDHRRTAGEFAGPTNGVRAGALTLFALLGIPLAVTFSIPFALASIISSSSGAGQGLSLGVLNLAIVIPQLVVSLGSGPFDSWFGGGNLPGFVVGAIAAALSGVVALTVLP